In the genome of Raphanus sativus cultivar WK10039 chromosome 9, ASM80110v3, whole genome shotgun sequence, the window TTTGGCGGGAaccaaaaaaggaaacaaaactttcctatttgttttttactttttctcaTGTTTTACAAACAGAAAGTCTTCACTCTTCCTATCATAAATTACAATATTGGAACAGAAATattgttcttttatttaaaattttgctacgattatttttctttttcaaccTCTTTCCTATTATCACacagaataataataataacaaatttctaaataaaaaacagagaaatCTAGGAAAGATTGTGTttggaaggaagaagaagaagaatcatgtCTTGAAACAACAAGCTGATACTTCTAAAACTCCATTTGGTGTTTGTGAACACAAGCCTGAGCCATCACTCTCGATCATTTCCCCAATCTTCTTCACTCTCTCCTGCAACCAACAAAGTTTTTTAAAAGCTTGACACTTTGTTTTGTCTCTTGAACACAAAACACAAACATATAGAACTCATCAGTTTGTGTGTGTACAAAAAGAGGATCTTAATGGAAACCAGATCAGAATCAACCAAACTACAACATGGTGGggtgtgggggggggggggcaagATTAGTTATAAATGTGAAGAGTGTGCAGTGAGTGTGTGAGATAGAAAGAGTCGCAAGACACAAAGCTATAGAATAATATACTATAAAGTGGTCTTTGGTCTATAAACTCCACTGGCATTGGAAGTCAAATGTATCAGACCCATAAACcactttctctttgtttttttttcttcttttttactttaTGAAACTATAATCACATGTGTCGTTTTAATTATTTCAGTCTTCTCCGTAACTGGCATTTACTTGCAATTGAACACCCAGTTGTTGCTTTTACATTGATCTTAGAAAGGCTTATATGATTTTGGTGGAGTTTCTTTTACCTTTTGAAGTAGTGAGAAAAGAGGAGAGTTGTCAAAGTGAACTGTGTGCAATTCTCCAGAAACAGAAAGTGCCACTGCAGCAGCAACTTCAGAAGGTCTAAACTCCAAAAAGCCAATACCTGCTCACTCACACACACCCCAACCACCATTATACTCCAGAAAGGCACAAAAACTAAAGTGGTGAAGAAAAATAAGGACTTTGGCACCTTTGGTTTTGCTGGCTATCACTTGTAGTGATCTGGATATCAACATGTTTGATGGCTCTTGATCAAATTTACTCATCTTTCTCAGGAAATATCTTATGTATGAGCATGGAGTTATCGCTCTCAATCTCCATTCCAATCTATTCAACACCAAAAGTTCCATTCTTTGGACTGACTTAGCCTCAAACACAAACTGAGGATCTCCAACCTGTTCAGGAATGTGATGAAAACCGCAACCGTTAAAAAAGAACATTAGGGCTTAGTTTTGGGAGAGATCATAAGCACCTGAAGATCTATTAACACTGGTACTTCAGTTTCTTCAAGTTTAGCTGCCAAAGATAAACAAGCCACAGCCAACAGCTGCATTGTCCAAGCTTTGCAATTATTCTACAAGACAAAACCATAAACTAAGAAACTACGGAAGTGTAACTTTAATAAGATGAAACACTTAGAACCAATGTGAACTTACAGGGAAATCATGGTCCGACAAGAACCGATCCAAGTAGTTCACTGATAAGCAAACACACAGAGGTCCAAACTGGTGTTCTTCACTAGCCTGTTGTAATAAAAACAAGAGATGCATCAAAAGTTTATCTCTTTTCCTCTTTCTCACGCTTTTGGAGATCTAAAGCTTCGAGATCTAAACCAATCTGTTGTCAAATGAGCATCAGACATACACCAACACACTCTTTATGTCCAAGATCATACATCAAAGGGAATGTGATTTTCAGAATTTTGAGCTCATAGAGATGATTTAAAACCTATCAACATTACCAAATTAATATTGAAAATGGGAAGagagatatataataaaattcagACCTTCCAAATCCAGTTAAGGGCATCTCTTCTTCTGACATTCAAATCCAAATCTCCACTTCTGAGTCTCTTGATGTAGTCATCACTTGGCAAATGctgcttctccttctccatcatcTCTCTGATGATCTCTTCGCTCTCTGATGGAAAACCCATCTGCGAAGTCTGAGTTTTGTCAACAATCATGCCCTTCTCCTCTTCATCCGTGGTCTCTGTAGATAAAAGACTTTGTTCTAGTTTCTCTGCCATTGTAACAGAGtgttcaaaaagtaaaaaaggattctttttttttttatctagaaataatatattgttaagAAGTTTGGAGAAGGATTGTCATCTAGAGATTGggtctttgatttttttttttttttgggttttatggGTACATGTTAAAGGGAagagctttttttttattgacgTGAAGATacgtgtttttgtttttggtaattGAGGAAGAAGAgtagaaaatttgaaaaaaaaatagaaggtGAATTGACTATTATCATGGTGACAAATGTATCCTCATTTGAATATTAATGGGAATGTGTTTGAAATTTGTTGTAAGAATATTTAGAGATGGTTGGTTCTATTGTTGTATTTTAGTTTCTGGCTGATGAATTAAGTGAATGCTAGTTTCATGGTTTAGTATACATTTACATTATATGATTTTcagaatttaatattttatatgcagtaacatttattttatatatatctaaatatatatttttctaataacAAAAGATTCTTATTTTCTAAACCTGTAATCCCACGTACTCAAAAACACTACATATGGTATATTCAAATAGATGTTAAAATAAATGCTGAGAATTTTAATCAGTATCATGATTTTTCATTCTAgttaaaatagatatattttgatCAATAGTTTAAAACAGTATACattctaataaaatttttaaaacaattgttaggtttcattaattttctataattagAACAATATCTGATgccaaataaaaattagatcaCTATTTTGTGGTATTCTAcaaatactaaataataaaattaatcattGAAGTATAccaaattaatatatgatattGTTCTTTGTTTGGCGGAAATATTCGTCGaatcacaaatatttttttttctaaattcagTCAAACTAAAAAAGATCAATCAAACTGAAAAAGATtcagatttatttaaaattaacatgcaataactaaaatattgttttagtatttttgtCTCAAAATCCATCAATGATGATGTTTGAAGCATTTGCTATGGTAAATCTTTGACCACTATTTTTGACTAAGGTGTCACTTTCAGATTCAAATTAGTTCCATTATTACATCATTGCATATACCTTTGAATGAAACTAGTAAACTATAGACAAGTATAATAACCAAGTCATATGCTAACTTGGTAATGGTCTTTGTTTTATACACAATATGGTCTTTCTTTCACATGGTTTTATTTTACCCAAATATACTGTCTTCCGTTTTTCCCAACATATGATTAACCATAAGGTGTTTGTTTTATATACAATCTATTTAACTGTCCTAGAGTGGTGTGGTCAAACGTTCTAACCCATGGGCCATGAGTAGTTAGTGCTCTATGGCCTCCAATGAacctttgtttttcttttcttttgttagtaGTAAGTGGTAACTAATAACAACGTGAATTGGAATCACGTGCGAGCTAATAAACTTGGTGTTTTTACAgtctttatctttttctttctgaCAAGATTggtaagaagaaaacaaaggttTAAGTAAAGATGTATTTCGAATTAGACCAATCAGACCAAAAAGATTTGgctcttttatcttttttatcatGCATGCAAATGCCAGACAAAGGTGGTCCAAGTACGCTTTCGATGTTTTGCTTATCTTTGTGTGTTCTTACATTCGAACCTTTAGAGTTAGATCCGGACTCTATAACTATATTTATGGTGGATGATTGgtgaatatataattatgtgtCTACGCACGCCTGTGATCAAACCTCACGGGAACTTTACTCAGCCACATGGCATGGCTCGAATCGCCTTTCATGTCTTAGCGTTTATGTTGGATTCAGAGTAAACACACTCTTAACCAATGTTAAATAATCATTAAAATCATACGCTTTATAAAGTAATCATTCATACACAAGGAATTAGTTTTTAAGCGGACGCATAGACATTTCATAGACCATTTAAAAAGGATTGTTTCGCTAGACTGATCTGCAGCATataccgatttttagaacaatGTTCTTAACGAAAAGGAGAAGTGTCGACATGTaaccaaaaaattaaaccaaattcaACCAAACCGTAAACGAGATTGACCACACCCAAGTCAAATCATGTTTTTTAACCAAATACTTAAAGGTAGCGTTCATCACAGCATTGGAGAGTTTAAAAGACTGTAAGATTCGACAGTCTTGAGACTCTCCCAGCTAAGATGGGGACACTAAAATAATTTGCAATATGTAAATTACTGTGGACAAAAGAAGCAAAGATGAGAATAaactaagaaaaagaaaacagagttgGAACAGAGGAGCAGATAACACCACAGCTGTGCACATGCTCTGTCATAAAcacacatatttttttgtttcgacAAGTTTTAGAGCaaaggtttttttttgggtttttgaaCTCAGTCACGGTTGTGAGGACATTCATTACATAAGCGTACGTTCTTCCATAAGATCTTCAGGCCTCATCCATCTGCTCCTGAATAAAGTAGTCAACCATTGAGTTTTACATGGTCAAAGCATGATCACAACACTAAGCGATTTTTTCTAGTTATGTGACTGAATAAGAGAGAGCTAACCTGCATATCGGAAGTCCAGAGGGTTAAATTGTCCCTTAGCAACTGCATGATGAGAGTACTGTCTTTGTATGACTCCTCTCCCAACGTGTCCAGCTCCGCAATAGCTTCCTCAAAAGCCTACAGGTTATAAATCCAACCAAGCAGGAGTTAAGAAAAATGAGATAGTTCTCGATCCAACGTGCAAAAAAAGCACAATGATCAAAGTCTATCGCACGACCTCAATCTAAGTCTTGTCATTCTAAGAGATACTAGTACTGACAAAAGGAATAATCTGGTTTAACGTGAGGCGTAGGTCATAAAGTAACAAAGAAAAAGGACTTTTGCAGTACGTCTTTTTCTTTAGTGTCCCCgttattaaaaaagaagagtGGGGTCCGTTCAGAAAAACGAAGAAAAcgttacctttttttttttgaacaacttctagtaaaagtttcaaaattcattaaacATCAATGAATGAGAGATGGGGACACTAGGACACAAGTGGTCTAACTAAGCCACTCAAAAACACTATTCACAACCGACGTAAGACTGTATCAGACAGAGAAGAAAGTTGAAACAAACATGCAGAGGAGGCctagagaaagaagaaagaaagagtaCCTGTTTGGCCATGCTACAAGCTTTCTCCGAAGAGTTGAGGATCTCGTAGTAAAACACCGAGAAGTTAAGAGCCAGTCCCAGCCTGATCGGATGCGTAGGCGCTAGATCAGCAACCGCAACGTCCttcaaaaaaacaataaaagacaaaaccttcgtgtaagagagagagagagctcctTCAAGTTGACTACTACTAGTATATACCTGAGCAGCCTTGTAAGCGATCATAGTATCTTCAGCAGCTGTCTTCCTCTCGTCACCAGATTTGAACTCAGCCATGTACCGATGGTAATCACCCTTCATCTTCAAGTAAAACACCTTGGACTCGCTAGCGTTAGCCGAAGGGATCAGATTCGTATCGAGCAGCCTGAGGATCCCCGTGCAGATCGTGGAGAGCTCCGTCTCGACCTTAGATCTGTAGTCCTTGACGAGCGACACGTGTTCCTCGTTCTTCCTGCTCTCTTCCTTCTGCTCGATCGACGACACGATCCTCCACGCCGCTCGAAGAGATCCGATCACGTTCTTGTAAGCCACGGAGAGAAGGTTCCTCTCCTCTACGGTGAGCTCGCTGGACGGTGTGGAGGAGGTCACGAGGTTCTCCATGAACTGTACCATCTCTTCGTAACGCTCCGCTTGCTCGGCGAGTTTCGCCATGTAGACGTATTGGTCTCTGCTCATCGTCGCCGccattagagagagagaagtttgaaatcagaggaaattttttggaagacaaaagaaaaggaaaaagaaaaaataaagctTGTCTGAAAGACGAGTCGTAGTTAGCAGTAAAAGGGATTCTCTCCACTCGCGCGTGAGTGGAAATCTCGAGTAATACGACGCCGTTGATTGAGATAAGGTTAAAGAGCCAACATCCACGGTACGTAGGGCGCGTGGAAAGGTGGCTAGGGTTTGGTTTTTTCGATAAGAACGAGTGCGTCAGCTTCCAGCCCAGTTGACACTGTTTAAAgtcaaaagttaaaaatatgGGCCTTTGAGTATGGCTTATATATCAGGCCCGTTATTCAAAAGAAGCAAGCCATGTTTTGTCTTCCATTCTAAGCACAGTATGGTTAATATATCCAGATGTCAAGCTTCATAAAAATAAACGTCGCCTGAGAGATTCGAACTCTCGCGGGAAAATCCCATGTACTTAGCAGGCACACGCCTTAACCACTCGGCCAAAGCGACTCGTTGCTTATGCTTTCTTGAGTTATTTATCGTTGTCTGATGGACATTCATATATAAAGGGCCACTGCTCAACTAGCTTTTTAGTTGGGTCAGGCCCAATTGATTAGAACAAAATCACAACGTTAAGACAAGTTTTCCCAAGAAAGGAAGACAAAACATGGCTTGCTTCTTCTGAAGTAACGGGCTCGGATCAAAGGCAAAGCTTCCAGATCGTATGTGCCATGTCTGATTAGAGAAAAAGTATTATTATTCCTTCAGGTGAGGcttgataaaataattacacATTTGattagaatattaatttatatacgAGTCTGATCTGTTATAATATAAATTGGATAAGCTATAATATTTCAACTGACGACACCAACAAGTGTAAAAGCATATGCTATTTGTAAGATTCTGATCAATGCACTAATTATTTTTGTCCTGTTAATTAGCATTCTATTCCGTTAACTTGAAATCAAGAGTCCACTCTATATAACTTGTTACACGTATTTACCCGTGATCCCGATGTGAACTCACTAACTAAAGTTAAAAGACGCCCATAGACTTAATTGATTAAAAGGTCTATTAGTTGAGATACATAATTAAGGATTTGGTAAACGCTAGTATTATGAACTTAATCTCCAATTGAAAGTTCCAAGATTTGTAATACTCCTTTTAAGTCTATCATCATTATACAAATTACTttaattaataatcaataattgtaaaataaaaccGTAATATTCCCACTCTTTGGCTATTTGTAGGAATCAAGTGTTGTGCCGTCTACAGTAGAAGCGTACACCAAAAGTTGCCATTAAACTAAGTAAACCGCTACCAACCGTCGGATCAAACAAACCTTTATTGGGTTCAGGCccaattaaaaaatgaaaagagagaGTATTATAAATGaagtggagcagaagatgaGCTTCTTGTTCTGTACAAGTCAGAGAAAAAGTCAGAAACAGAGAAAGATCAGAGACTTCAGAGACGACGACGCAATTCTACGATTTTCTTCGTTCAAAGATCTGATTTTTTCTCGGTAATTTACGTTTCGTAATGACCGGAGATATTTTCTCTGAACTTCTTCAGACTTTTTCGCATTTCTTTCCGGCGATTTTTCCCGTGATTTGACGGACATGAAGTCGGATTCTCTTTTGATCATCCTccccccccccacccccccATGTTGCTTCATTTATTggcttttctatttttggcgattttttctttaattgatctgatgaagaagcagtaaTTATTCTATCCATTCATGAAGAATCCGccagaaaaattaaataattaaataaaactgtTTTTAATTATCTGATCACATCATAGACCAGTGAACTGTTTGTGTCTTTGTGTTTGTGTTCGGTCAGTGTTATCATTATTATGTAATGAAAGACGGGGATGATTTTTAaagtgttaatttttttttattgctaaTAGGTCTGGAGAAGGAGATAAAGCACCGATCCATGGCCGATTGAATCAAAGTTAATCTCCGGAGGTtcggagtttttttttaaagaaatcgtGAAAAGATGGCAGTCTCTTTCCCTCGTCTTCCGAGGTGGttgtgtggtggtggtggtggtaacaCTAAGAAAGAGTCGAAGGGATCTCCTCCTTCGCTGAAGAAGACTATTAAGACtgagtcttcttcttctatggtgaagaagatcaagaaagGATGGGTTGGAAGAGGAGGAGGGGAGGAGGAGAGGATGGGGAATGTGGTGTTCCCTGAACCAGATGATCCAGAGTGGTCCATTGGTTGGGTTGAGCCTCATGGACCAGGGTTTAAAAGTGAGGATGATtctggtggtggtgggtttgtGGTTCTTGTTCCTTGTTACAAGAAAGTTATGGACGGTTCAGGGAATCAGATTCTGAATGGCTTCTTCTCTCCTGCTCCTGGTAAATCTTTGTTTCCATTTTCACCATTAATAGTAAATCATGCAACTTATATGGAACAATAATTTACAATCTAATTCTGTTGAAAGCTTTTTATCACTAGGAGTGAGAAGTGAATTTATTACCCTTAGTTACTTGTTGTAGTAGTCCTTTTTGATGGTTCTGATGATGAGAAATTGAATCTCTGCAGATGGGAAGAATATGGAACAGTGGCTGTCGTCTATAAGGAAGCTATAAGCTGGAGGATTGGGAAAGATCTAGACTAGTTCTctcatgttcttttttttttcagtatcATAATTAagaatcaaataattttttaaaaaaaaacaaggaaaaAAGGAGGCAAGGTGGTGGATAGCTTCTAGAGACTTCTCTGTTTTAACGAGTGACAACAAGTCATCCTCAAGAGTCTACTAATGGACAAAGATGATAGGGTGATGGAGACTTGGCAACATAAAATGAATGAAGTACTGGTATGCTATGAATatgatatattatatgattttggtatttggatatttttcaTGTTGGGTGTTGTTTGAAGTGAAAGCGTTTTCTGCTTCTTCACTTCTGTGGCCGAGATTATTTGTTTCGGAccaacaacagaaaaaaaaacaatccttttttttttcttttgttcttttgtgGTTGGTGATGTGTAATAATAGTAGTGTACATGTACATAAGTTCGGTTTCTCTCTTGAATCACATGTCACGTGGTTACTTTCGACAAAACAAGAACTCGCAACGTTGTACACGTTACACACTCTGAATCACATGCCATCTATTTGTTGCCTGATTACTATACCATCTATGGCTTTTATAGTTGGCAACATTTgaatcaaaaatacaaaatgtagaaaccttttttttttgagtttgtgTGTATATACAAAAGAAACCTAGTAGGAGGAAGCTTGTGCTGCTTTTTTACTATGCCAATCTTGAATGAGAGCACGCAGAGTATGGTTTGGTGTCAAAACTTGATAATCTAATATCAGATTTGTCATAGGAGATGTATCATGTCCCAT includes:
- the LOC108828557 gene encoding cyclin-D4-1-like, whose product is MAEKLEQSLLSTETTDEEEKGMIVDKTQTSQMGFPSESEEIIREMMEKEKQHLPSDDYIKRLRSGDLDLNVRRRDALNWIWKASEEHQFGPLCVCLSVNYLDRFLSDHDFPNNCKAWTMQLLAVACLSLAAKLEETEVPVLIDLQVGDPQFVFEAKSVQRMELLVLNRLEWRLRAITPCSYIRYFLRKMSKFDQEPSNMLISRSLQVIASKTKGIGFLEFRPSEVAAAVALSVSGELHTVHFDNSPLFSLLQKERVKKIGEMIESDGSGLCSQTPNGVLEVSACCFKT
- the LOC108828558 gene encoding 14-3-3-like protein GF14 kappa isoform X1 gives rise to the protein MAATMSRDQYVYMAKLAEQAERYEEMVQFMENLVTSSTPSSELTVEERNLLSVAYKNVIGSLRAAWRIVSSIEQKEESRKNEEHVSLVKDYRSKVETELSTICTGILRLLDTNLIPSANASESKVFYLKMKGDYHRYMAEFKSGDERKTAAEDTMIAYKAAQDVAVADLAPTHPIRLGLALNFSVFYYEILNSSEKACSMAKQAFEEAIAELDTLGEESYKDSTLIMQLLRDNLTLWTSDMQEQMDEA
- the LOC108828558 gene encoding 14-3-3-like protein GF14 kappa isoform X2 codes for the protein MAATMSRDQYVYMAKLAEQAERYEEMVQFMENLVTSSTPSSELTVEERNLLSVAYKNVIGSLRAAWRIVSSIEQKEESRKNEEHVSLVKDYRSKVETELSTICTGILRLLDTNLIPSANASESKVFYLKMKGDYHRYMAEFKSGDERKTAAEDTMIAYKAAQDVAVADLAPTHPIRLGLALNFSVFYYEILNSSEKACSMAKQAFEEAIAELDTLGEESYKDSTLIMQLLRDNLTLWTSDMQMDEA
- the LOC108828354 gene encoding uncharacterized protein LOC108828354, with translation MAVSFPRLPRWLCGGGGGNTKKESKGSPPSLKKTIKTESSSSMVKKIKKGWVGRGGGEEERMGNVVFPEPDDPEWSIGWVEPHGPGFKSEDDSGGGGFVVLVPCYKKVMDGSGNQILNGFFSPAPDGKNMEQWLSSIRKL